The Triticum aestivum cultivar Chinese Spring chromosome 5A, IWGSC CS RefSeq v2.1, whole genome shotgun sequence genomic sequence TAGACGGGCTTTCCCCACCCGAACTCGGCCTCGTCGAATCCGGCATGGCTCACGTCCGACACGCCGAAGGAGCGCGTCCTCGCGATCACGGGACGGCCCTCCAGCACCATCAGGTCAGCCACCGACCGCATGTACTCGTACGTCACCCTCGCCTTGGCCTCCCTGATCAGCTCCACCGCGTAGCCCAGGCCACGGCCGCACAGCTCCCCGGCGGCGCAGCGCGCCACCACGAAGACGAACGCGTTGCCGTAGTAGCCGGAGGGTATTTCGCCGCCGAACGCGTCCGTGCGCCGGCCGCGCGCGTTCACGGCCATCATCAGCCGCACCTCGTCCCCGGGCTCGTAACCGAGCGCCGCCGTGCGGCTTCTCCACACACAGGCCACCACCAGGTCCAACTGGGACGCCGATGCAGCTCCCAGCGCCAGCCGACCACGCAGCGCGGCGATAGCGTCGGGCCCGAAGGAGAACTGGACGCGCGCCATGTCGTCCGGTGGCGTGGACTCGAACCGGTCGCGCCCGTCTGCTGGCTCCCGGTACTCGTGGTGAGCGAAGGAAGGGCGAGGTGGCAGCCGCGCGTTGATGATCTCCCTGGCCCAGACCGGCGGCACGGACGGCGTGCCGGCGCCGCGGGCGAGCTCTCCTACTGCCTTCCAGAACTGCGCCAAGCCGGGGCCGTCGCAGATGCAGTGAGCGTTCTGCTGGGACACGGTGAAGCCTCCGCACTTGAGGCGAGTCACCTGGACAAACATCAAGGGCTTGTCGATGATTGCGGGCAAGGATAGCGGCACGCCGGCCGGGGGCGCTCTGTAGACATGATCGTCGTAGATGAACTTCTCGGAGCGCGGGAACGGCGGGTACCGCACGTCACCGAGATCGTCGACGGCGATGTTGGCGTCCGCCTCCGCGAACACGATGCCCTGCCCGGCGCAGTCCACAAGCAGCTTCCCGCCTGCTTCCGCGCGCAGCCGGCCGGCCAGCGGGTAGTAATGCACCAGCGCCTCCGCCAGCGCGGctcgcaccgccgccgccgggTCAATGAATCGCTTGGAAGGGTGGCCTCGGTAGAGGTGGATCATTGTGGTGTAGCACCGCAACACCGCCTGGTCGTCGATGTCCGACAGCGGCTTGCTCTCCCGCGGCGTTAGCCGCGCCGGCGCCAACAGCGATGCCGTGCCCCGGCGCACCGACAGCTCACCATCTAGCACGGTCCTAGCCATATTTCTATATGAATCTCGATCGGTCAAAACCTCTTGTGAGATGGATATGGAGGAACAAACTAGTAGCAGTAGAGTAGTGCTATTGCTGCCTGTCACCCATCGATCGATGTTCCGTATAGCTCTATTTATAATGCAGCAATAACACAGCACAGTTTGACCAATCATAGTTATTGTTGTTGTAATTGTTGGATTTCATGTtataatttttattttattttgtggaggaatttcatgacattagaAATTCCAAATTAGATTGCGTTATTTTAGTAGAGCACTTAAATGCATCAAAAGTACAGTGATGCTTAGGCACTTCCCCAAACGTTTCACGGTGCTAAAAATAACACATAGAggatgcttggatacgttttagtctcatgactaaaagtagtgggactaaaacttgctagcctcacccatgcttggatccaaatactaaagagactaaaatcaagttattgagcatttattatcctccaaaccctccaatccagaactcgcatgtgttaaaggagagacATTAAATGATGAGAGGgagggctaatacatattttagtaggtttcctatGACTAAAAAATTTTAGCCTCAAAACTactcctagcctctctttagtcaggggtgcttggaactttagcctctaaaagagactatttttagtcagactaaaaatagtcctttggatccaagcaccctcataAACAAAAAGATGACATGGCAAAGTAATTAAGACGAAGAGAGATCACTTTGCTAACCCAGAAAGAACGAGTCCAAACATATGGACCTACATAACAGATTTTGGTTGCtaaaaaattaaataaagaaaGCTGATAAGCTCTTTCATACAATTATCACCTATAAATTGAAGAGTTTTATTGCTAGGCTGTTTCAGACATCGAGCACCTCATCTAAAcactatatatatgcatgatatatGCTTATAGTACGTATGACCAACCTATTGCAGCAAATGATTCCAAGAATTAGCTTTGATAATAGAGAGCACTAGCTCACAAATAGTACTCTCTTCGtatcataatgtaagacatttttaacactagtgtaatgttaaaaaacatcttacattatgggatgaagggagtacATGTTAACCTCCCCTTCCGTATTCATGCGGTAACCATGCATGGTGGCAGATTAGATTAATTGGTCTAGCCTGCAGTTGACATTTAGGAGCAAGAAGACTTGTGGATTGATCAAGGTCCTGCTAATTAATTAAGGAAGCCTGCAGGTCAAGTGGCATCATCTCATCTTGGCTGTACTTTAGCTAGCTATGACAAGACTTTTTGGGAATGGATCGAGGTCCTAATATTATTAAGATGCTCATCGACCGGTAGCCCTTTGTTCACAAATGTGCCACTAGGACGTTGTCACATGAAGTTTATAGCATAGCAAAACCTCCGTCGTGCTAGCATCATAAGAATATTATATGCATTGCCACCCAAGTAAAAATATGATATGGTACTATAACTAatatgtaagagcatctccagccgttggcccacAGGGGCTCGAAAAATCGCCGTATAAGGGTGAACCGGCGCTAAAAATCGGCTTGGGGTGAGCGGGTTCCCAGCCGCCATCCCCCAAGGTCGCCCCCAATTGCCCTTTTTGAAGATTTTTGAAAATAAATTCAGCTAAATTTGGCAAACATTACAAAATTTTGGCAAACAGGACATAAATTTTGGCGTTCTACTTCTTTTACATAGAGAATGAAAATTACTAAATAAAAAACTCGCTGAGCGCCGCATAGTCGCCGTcatcgccgccaccgcctccgTCGTCCTTCTCCTTCTTCACGCCGTTGGTCAACTCCTGCTCGGGGTCGCCAAGGCGGACAGGTTTGGCAGGTGGCGGCGCGTCGTCATCGCTGTCTTCAAGCACGATGATGCCCCTTTCGTCGCGCCCGCGGCGGCGCACGGCGATGTCTGTGAGGGCGCGGCACTGGCGCTCCATCTCCACCCGCGCCCAATCTTCCCGCGCCCACTTCATGGTCGCCACGTCGCCGAGCTCCGGTtccgtcttcacggcggcgagccccagtgtcagtgtcaaaaccggcagatctcgggtagggggcccaagctgtgagtctaaggatcaatggtagcAAGGGACAATgaggacacggtgtttacccaggttcaggccctcttaaaggaggtaaaaccctatgtgctgcttgattgtattcgatgagtataggggttataagagttgatctacctcgagatcgtaatggctaaaccctatttGTCTAACCTATGAttgttctgatagcctctacggactaaaccctccggtttatgtacacaccagaggggcctaagattgtacagagtcggtttgtagagaaaggaaatagtacatccggacaccaaacttgccgtctacgcatataggagtcctatccAGACACTGGGGATAGTCTTCTGttttatcttcacgacccatcagtccggcccatatcgaatagaccagacacccgaggaccccctaatccaggactccctcagtagcccccgaacttgccttcaatgacgatgtagtatctgGCTTATGTCTTCGCCTTTGCAAGACGGGTTATTCATCATACTCCAGATTGACGACAACCCGGTTTTGACCTCCATGCTTTGCCTTTATGATTCCTTCCTGTCATCGCCTCGATTTCCATGTGCCGAACGAATGTGAATGGTCCATAATATTTTACAAATAAACCCCTTATTATGCAAGGGCGGCATTTATATAAGGAGGTTTGACCTCCCAATGACATCCCATATCACGCAAAGAGCATCAGAGCAAACCAcgaaaaaacttcaaaacatggcgAGCGCTCCTAGCTCTTCCTCGCGCATTCATGGCCCTCAAGCGGGAGATTGGCGAAGCTGCTCAGTGTCTCACCTCCAGCTGAATCGACGTCAGatgcagggatatctccctcccgCAGATCTAGTCTCTGTGCGGGCGGGATTGGCCTCAATTGGCAATGATGTGTTAGTAGAGAATTTTCCCTACCCcaacaaggaggagagggtgtgcttcgtctcGTTTCTTCTGAGGGGCTTAGGATTCCCGATTCACCCCTTTCTCAGAGGTTTCGTGGTGCGGTAAGGAAGGGTGCGGTGGCCGTCGAGCGTTGAAGATCTCCCTGGCCCAGACAGGCGGCACAGACAGCGTGCCGACGCCGCGGGCTAGCTCGCCGATCGCCTTCCAGAACCGCGCCAAGCCAGGGCCGTCGCAGATGCAGTGAGCGTTCTGCTGAGACACGGTGAAGCCTCCGCACTTGAGGCGAGTCATCTGGACAAACATCAAGGGCTGGTCGACAATTGCGGGCAGGGATAGCGGCACGCCGGCCGGGGGCACTCTGTAGACATGATCGTCGTAGGTGAAATTCTCGGAGCGCGGGAACGGCGGGTACCACACGTCACTGAGATCGTCGACGGCGATGTTGGTGTCCACCTCCGCGAacacgcactagtagaaaacagggctttggtccaggccgggtcagcccattagtcccggttcagtccagaaccgggaccaatgtgggcattggtcctggtttgtgagcccagggggccggccgggccacgtgggccattggtcccggttcatctggaccttttggtcccggttggtgggatgaaccgggaccaataggcctcgctcctggcccaccatcattggtcccggttggtggcttgaaccgggaccaaaggctcccctttagtcccggctcatgtcaccaaccgggaccaatgaggtgcctatatatacccctcgctcgcgagcagagcaccccagtgctctgtttttctctggccgagggggagagggctttgtggtgctctagctcacctcctatgcacatgaggtgttcgatggaatgcccgagccacactacttaagctttctcctctcgaagctcgacctccaagctccattttcctcgagatttgtctagatttagcggtccgtcacgccccgtccccgtcttcaccgccgccgatca encodes the following:
- the LOC123108535 gene encoding methanol O-anthraniloyltransferase-like, which translates into the protein MARVQFSFGPDAIAALRGRLALGAASASQLDLVVACVWRSRTAALGYEPGDEVRLMMAVNARGRRTDAFGGEIPSGYYGNAFVFVVARCAAGELCGRGLGYAVELIREAKARVTYEYMRSVADLMVLEGRPVIARTRSFGVSDVSHAGFDEAEFGWGKPVYAGVIADAHRGGASFLMRGKNDGGEDETFVGIYLPGGCTARYRMEVEALTTAKNLEEASSAPLALRARY